A stretch of Arachis hypogaea cultivar Tifrunner chromosome 15, arahy.Tifrunner.gnm2.J5K5, whole genome shotgun sequence DNA encodes these proteins:
- the LOC112749327 gene encoding uncharacterized protein isoform X4: protein MEGLGNHAMMDSTELKVSELLKEVHLYHSSHFSSIVDNTVSAIKSCIDEIPVDFKVTADVAPKFVRDIGADKVDFMFKKPSLIEIGGSYSIQSLVRPELNVDLIIRLPKGCFHEKDYLNYRYHAKRCLYLCLIKKYLEASPSIGKVEWSTFLNEARKPLLLVYPAAKVAEVPGVFVRIIPSATSLFSLSKLNMKRNNIHNLNHGTTLQATPKYNSSILEDMFLEDTAFVNKTFLGWKEIREALILLKVWARQRSSVYVHDCLNGFLISVVLAYLASKQQISNSMKAIEIVRITLNFIATSESWSRGLYFPKTGLNSITKEEKIQLKESFPVIICHPSGGFNLAFRMSRNGLNQLQDEAALTLKCMEKCRAGGFEEVFMTKIDYAVKYDYCIRLNLKGKKEVYVSGFCLDDECWRLYEEKVHGILAKALNDRAKSIQVTWRNTQCQWSVNDGLSVLDKEPLFIGISVSTLEKAFRIVDIGPNAESKDEGLEFRKFWGEKAELRRFKDGRIAESTVWESEQWSRHLVLKRIVEHVIGRHLSLSMENIIGAVDQLDFSLLHGAGDPVSYSGNLLGAFDLLSKRLRLIEDLPLKVSSVQPLDSAFRFTSVFPPEPHLLANEKFESLRLNKYVPSCVQPLEVMIQLEGSGNWPMDEIAIEKTKSSFLIQIGESLQKTWGVTCTATENDVDVLMAGYAFRLKILHERGLNLLNKEGNDQAKRVHSTDKKLFIHSQHASMINGLQSRHPIYGTVVRLAKRWVSSHLFSACLLEEAVELLVAYVFLNPFPLGVPCSRINGFLRFLRLLSQYDWTYSPLIVDINNDLSPSDEKEINDNFLLRRKGQEENGKSTEAGMFLATVYDKASESWTGVSPSVLELKRLVAYAKSSANLLTKLTFQEEIGPYRWECLFRTPLNNYDAIILLHKDKLPYPQRLLFPSEADNGKLIARGHASKSFQPFLLPKDLKGKPAALKNKLLIDFDPSRFFVRDLEKEFSNTFKVWHDSLGGDVIGLTWVESYSSKKRKQETDVNQAHNPPKVLKAVGQVGKGFVRSICFLKPPKLTN, encoded by the exons ATGGAGGGTTTAGGCAACCATGCTATGATGGACTCAACGGAGTTGAAGGTTAGCGAGTTATTGAAAGAGGTCCACCTTTATCATTCCTCTCACTTTTCCAGCATCGTTGATAACACTGTCTCCGCCATAAAGTCATGCATCGACGAAATCCCCGTTGACTTCAAG GTAACTGCAGATGTAGCACCGAAATTCGTGAGGGACATTGGTGCGGATAAGGTTGACTTCATGTTTAAGAAGCCATCACTCATCGAAATCGGAGGCAGTTATTCTATTCAGAGTCTCGTTAGGCCTGAGCTCAATGTTGATCTTATTATCAGGTTACCCAag GGGTGTTTCCACGAGAAAGATTACTTAAATTATAGGTACCATGCCAAAAGGTGCCTTTATCTCTGCTTGATCAAGAAGTACTTGGAGGCTTCTCCATCTATTGGTAAGGTTGAATGGTCTACCTTTCTGAATGAAGCCCGAAAGCCTCTGCTGCTTGTTTATCCAG CTGCAAAGGTTGCTGAAGTTCCTGGTGTTTTTGTAAGAATCATTCCGTCGGCTACGTCTCTATTTAGCTTATCAAAGCTGAACATGAAGCGTAATAACATTCATAATTTGAATCATG GGACCACACTTCAGGCTACGCCAAAGTACAATTCTAGCATTCTGGAAGACATGTTTCTAGAGGATACAGCATTTGTCAACAAAACATTTCTTGGTTGGAAGGAAATAAGAGAGGCTTTGATCCTGCTTAAG GTTTGGGCTCGACAAAGAAGTTCAGTATATGTTCATGATTGCCTGAATGGGTTTTTGATTTCTGTCGTACTGGCATATCTTGCTTCTAAGCAACAAATCAGCAATTCAATGAAGGCAATTGAAATAGTTCGGATTACCTTGAACTTCATTG CAACGTCGGAGTCGTGGAGCCGAGGGCTATACTTTCCAAAGACAGGCCTGAATAGTATTACAAAAGAG GAAAAGATTCAGCTTAAAGAGTCATTTCCTGTTATCATATGCCATCCATCTGGAGGATTCAATTTGGCTTTCCGAATGTCTAGAAATGGTTTAAATCAG CTTCAAGATGAGGCTGCTTTGACACTTAAGTGCATGGAAAAGTGTAGAGCTGGCGGATTTGAGGAAGTTTTTATGACCAAGATAGACTATGCGGTTAAATACGACTATTGCATAAG ATTAAATTTGAAGGGAAAGAAGGAGGTATATGTATCAGGATTTTGTTTGGATGATGAGTGCTGGAGATTGTATGAGGAGAAAGTACATGGTATTTTAGCCAAAGCGTTGAATGACAGAGCAAAGTCGATCCAAGTTACGTGGAGAAACACACAATGCCAATGGAGTGTGAATGAT GGATTGTCTGTACTTGATAAAGAACCGTTGTTCATAGGAATTTCAGTGAGTACTTTGGAGAAAGCATTTAGGATAGTTGATATTGGCCCAAATGCTGAAAGTAAAGATGAG GGTCTGGAGTTCCGGAAGTTTTGGGGAGAGAAAGCAGAGCTTAGAAGGTTTAAAGATGGTAGAATTGCTGAAAGCACAG TATGGGAAAGTGAGCAATGGTCAAGGCAtcttgttttgaaaagaataGTTGAGCATGTGATTGGTCGGCATCTTTCTCTATCCATGGAAAATATTATAGGTGCTGTTGATCAACTGGATTTCTCTTTGCTTCATGGTGCTGGAG ATCCTGTATCATACTCTGGAAATTTGCTTGGGGCATTTGATCTTTTATCAAAGCGCTTGCGTCTTATTGAAGACCTCCCTTTGAAGGTGTCAAGTGTACAACCTTTAGACTCTG ctTTCAGGTTTACATCAGTCTTCCCTCCTGAACCTCATCTTCTAGCTAATGAAAAATTTGAATCTCTGAGACTTAATAAGTATGTTCCATCGTGCGTTCAACCTCTGGAAGTCATGATTCAG CTGGAGGGTTCTGGAAACTGGCCCATGGATGAAATTGCTATTGAAAAGACAAAATCTAGTTTTCTTATTCAAATTGGAGAGAG TCTTCAGAAGACATGGGGGGTGACATGTACTGCCACTGAGAATGATGTAGATGTTTTGATGGCTGGTTATGCATTTCGTCTTAAAATTTTGCATGAAAGGGGACTTAATCTGTTAAACAAGGAAG GAAATGATCAAGCAAAGCGAGTTCATTCTACTGACAAGAAACTTTTTATTCATAGTCAGCATGCAAGCATGATCAATGGTTTACAAAGTCGTCACCCAATATATGGGACAGTAGTGAG ACTTGCAAAACGATGGGTTTCTTCACATTTATTTTCAGCTTGCTTGTTAGAGGAGGCTGTTGAGCTGTTGGTTGCATATGTCTTTCTGAATCCTTTTCCGCTTGGTGTTCCTTGCTCAAGAATCAATGGGTTTTTAAG GTTCCTGAGATTACTCTCACAGTATGATTGGACTTATTCACCATTGATTGTTGACATAAATAATGACTTAAGCCCAAGTGATGAGAAAGAAATAAAT GATAACTTTTTGCTAAGAAGGAAAGGTCAAGAAGAGAATGGGAAAAGTACGGAAGCAGGAATGTTCTTAGCTACAGTTTATGATAAGGCATCTGAGTCTTGGACTGGAGTATCACCAAGTGTTCTG GAACTTAAAAGGTTAGTTGCATATGCCAAAAGCAGTGCAAATTTGTTGACAAAACTCACTTTTCAGGAGGAGATTGGTCCATATAGATGGGAG TGCCTTTTTCGAACTCCTTTAAACAATTATGATGCCATAATTCTTCTCCACAAGGACAAACTCCCATATCCCCAAAGACTTCTCTTTCCATCTGAAGCTGATAATG GAAAACTCATTGCTAGAGGGCATGCTAGCAAGTCTTTTCAACCTTTTCTGTTGCCTAAAGATTTGAAGGGTAAACCAGCAGCACTTAAAAATAAGTTGCTTATAGACTTTGATCCATCAAGGTTCTTTGTCAGAGATTTAGAG AAAGAGTTCTCCAACACATTCAAGGTATGGCATGATTCTCTGGGAGGTGATGTAATTGGCCTAACGTGGGTAGAATCTTACTCTTCAAAG AAGCGGAAGCAAGAGACAGATGTGAATCAAGCACACAACCCACCCAAGGTTTTAAAAGCAGTGGGTCAAGTTGGGAAAGGGTTTGTGAGGAGCATATGCTTTCTAAAGCCTCCAAAGCTCACAAACTAA
- the LOC112749327 gene encoding uncharacterized protein isoform X2, with protein sequence MEGLGNHAMMDSTELKVSELLKEVHLYHSSHFSSIVDNTVSAIKSCIDEIPVDFKVTADVAPKFVRDIGADKVDFMFKKPSLIEIGGSYSIQSLVRPELNVDLIIRLPKGCFHEKDYLNYRYHAKRCLYLCLIKKYLEASPSIGKVEWSTFLNEARKPLLLVYPAAKVAEVPGVFVRIIPSATSLFSLSKLNMKRNNIHNLNHGTTLQATPKYNSSILEDMFLEDTAFVNKTFLGWKEIREALILLKVWARQRSSVYVHDCLNGFLISVVLAYLASKQQISNSMKAIEIVRITLNFIATSESWSRGLYFPKTGLNSITKEEKIQLKESFPVIICHPSGGFNLAFRMSRNGLNQLQDEAALTLKCMEKCRAGGFEEVFMTKIDYAVKYDYCIRLNLKGKKEVYVSGFCLDDECWRLYEEKVHGILAKALNDRAKSIQVTWRNTQCQWSVNDGLSVLDKEPLFIGISVSTLEKAFRIVDIGPNAESKDEGLEFRKFWGEKAELRRFKDGRIAESTVWESEQWSRHLVLKRIVEHVIGRHLSLSMENIIGAVDQLDFSLLHGAGDPVSYSGNLLGAFDLLSKRLRLIEDLPLKVSSVQPLDSAFRFTSVFPPEPHLLANEKFESLRLNKYVPSCVQPLEVMIQLEGSGNWPMDEIAIEKTKSSFLIQIGESLQKTWGVTCTATENDVDVLMAGYAFRLKILHERGLNLLNKEAGNDQAKRVHSTDKKLFIHSQHASMINGLQSRHPIYGTVVRLAKRWVSSHLFSACLLEEAVELLVAYVFLNPFPLGVPCSRINGFLRFLRLLSQYDWTYSPLIVDINNDLSPSDEKEINDNFLLRRKGQEENGKSTEAGMFLATVYDKASESWTGVSPSVLELKRLVAYAKSSANLLTKLTFQEEIGPYRWECLFRTPLNNYDAIILLHKDKLPYPQRLLFPSEADNGKLIARGHASKSFQPFLLPKDLKGKPAALKNKLLIDFDPSRFFVRDLEKEFSNTFKVWHDSLGGDVIGLTWVESYSSKKRKQETDVNQAHNPPKVLKAVGQVGKGFVRSICFLKPPKLTN encoded by the exons ATGGAGGGTTTAGGCAACCATGCTATGATGGACTCAACGGAGTTGAAGGTTAGCGAGTTATTGAAAGAGGTCCACCTTTATCATTCCTCTCACTTTTCCAGCATCGTTGATAACACTGTCTCCGCCATAAAGTCATGCATCGACGAAATCCCCGTTGACTTCAAG GTAACTGCAGATGTAGCACCGAAATTCGTGAGGGACATTGGTGCGGATAAGGTTGACTTCATGTTTAAGAAGCCATCACTCATCGAAATCGGAGGCAGTTATTCTATTCAGAGTCTCGTTAGGCCTGAGCTCAATGTTGATCTTATTATCAGGTTACCCAag GGGTGTTTCCACGAGAAAGATTACTTAAATTATAGGTACCATGCCAAAAGGTGCCTTTATCTCTGCTTGATCAAGAAGTACTTGGAGGCTTCTCCATCTATTGGTAAGGTTGAATGGTCTACCTTTCTGAATGAAGCCCGAAAGCCTCTGCTGCTTGTTTATCCAG CTGCAAAGGTTGCTGAAGTTCCTGGTGTTTTTGTAAGAATCATTCCGTCGGCTACGTCTCTATTTAGCTTATCAAAGCTGAACATGAAGCGTAATAACATTCATAATTTGAATCATG GGACCACACTTCAGGCTACGCCAAAGTACAATTCTAGCATTCTGGAAGACATGTTTCTAGAGGATACAGCATTTGTCAACAAAACATTTCTTGGTTGGAAGGAAATAAGAGAGGCTTTGATCCTGCTTAAG GTTTGGGCTCGACAAAGAAGTTCAGTATATGTTCATGATTGCCTGAATGGGTTTTTGATTTCTGTCGTACTGGCATATCTTGCTTCTAAGCAACAAATCAGCAATTCAATGAAGGCAATTGAAATAGTTCGGATTACCTTGAACTTCATTG CAACGTCGGAGTCGTGGAGCCGAGGGCTATACTTTCCAAAGACAGGCCTGAATAGTATTACAAAAGAG GAAAAGATTCAGCTTAAAGAGTCATTTCCTGTTATCATATGCCATCCATCTGGAGGATTCAATTTGGCTTTCCGAATGTCTAGAAATGGTTTAAATCAG CTTCAAGATGAGGCTGCTTTGACACTTAAGTGCATGGAAAAGTGTAGAGCTGGCGGATTTGAGGAAGTTTTTATGACCAAGATAGACTATGCGGTTAAATACGACTATTGCATAAG ATTAAATTTGAAGGGAAAGAAGGAGGTATATGTATCAGGATTTTGTTTGGATGATGAGTGCTGGAGATTGTATGAGGAGAAAGTACATGGTATTTTAGCCAAAGCGTTGAATGACAGAGCAAAGTCGATCCAAGTTACGTGGAGAAACACACAATGCCAATGGAGTGTGAATGAT GGATTGTCTGTACTTGATAAAGAACCGTTGTTCATAGGAATTTCAGTGAGTACTTTGGAGAAAGCATTTAGGATAGTTGATATTGGCCCAAATGCTGAAAGTAAAGATGAG GGTCTGGAGTTCCGGAAGTTTTGGGGAGAGAAAGCAGAGCTTAGAAGGTTTAAAGATGGTAGAATTGCTGAAAGCACAG TATGGGAAAGTGAGCAATGGTCAAGGCAtcttgttttgaaaagaataGTTGAGCATGTGATTGGTCGGCATCTTTCTCTATCCATGGAAAATATTATAGGTGCTGTTGATCAACTGGATTTCTCTTTGCTTCATGGTGCTGGAG ATCCTGTATCATACTCTGGAAATTTGCTTGGGGCATTTGATCTTTTATCAAAGCGCTTGCGTCTTATTGAAGACCTCCCTTTGAAGGTGTCAAGTGTACAACCTTTAGACTCTG ctTTCAGGTTTACATCAGTCTTCCCTCCTGAACCTCATCTTCTAGCTAATGAAAAATTTGAATCTCTGAGACTTAATAAGTATGTTCCATCGTGCGTTCAACCTCTGGAAGTCATGATTCAG CTGGAGGGTTCTGGAAACTGGCCCATGGATGAAATTGCTATTGAAAAGACAAAATCTAGTTTTCTTATTCAAATTGGAGAGAG TCTTCAGAAGACATGGGGGGTGACATGTACTGCCACTGAGAATGATGTAGATGTTTTGATGGCTGGTTATGCATTTCGTCTTAAAATTTTGCATGAAAGGGGACTTAATCTGTTAAACAAGGAAG CAGGAAATGATCAAGCAAAGCGAGTTCATTCTACTGACAAGAAACTTTTTATTCATAGTCAGCATGCAAGCATGATCAATGGTTTACAAAGTCGTCACCCAATATATGGGACAGTAGTGAG ACTTGCAAAACGATGGGTTTCTTCACATTTATTTTCAGCTTGCTTGTTAGAGGAGGCTGTTGAGCTGTTGGTTGCATATGTCTTTCTGAATCCTTTTCCGCTTGGTGTTCCTTGCTCAAGAATCAATGGGTTTTTAAG GTTCCTGAGATTACTCTCACAGTATGATTGGACTTATTCACCATTGATTGTTGACATAAATAATGACTTAAGCCCAAGTGATGAGAAAGAAATAAAT GATAACTTTTTGCTAAGAAGGAAAGGTCAAGAAGAGAATGGGAAAAGTACGGAAGCAGGAATGTTCTTAGCTACAGTTTATGATAAGGCATCTGAGTCTTGGACTGGAGTATCACCAAGTGTTCTG GAACTTAAAAGGTTAGTTGCATATGCCAAAAGCAGTGCAAATTTGTTGACAAAACTCACTTTTCAGGAGGAGATTGGTCCATATAGATGGGAG TGCCTTTTTCGAACTCCTTTAAACAATTATGATGCCATAATTCTTCTCCACAAGGACAAACTCCCATATCCCCAAAGACTTCTCTTTCCATCTGAAGCTGATAATG GAAAACTCATTGCTAGAGGGCATGCTAGCAAGTCTTTTCAACCTTTTCTGTTGCCTAAAGATTTGAAGGGTAAACCAGCAGCACTTAAAAATAAGTTGCTTATAGACTTTGATCCATCAAGGTTCTTTGTCAGAGATTTAGAG AAAGAGTTCTCCAACACATTCAAGGTATGGCATGATTCTCTGGGAGGTGATGTAATTGGCCTAACGTGGGTAGAATCTTACTCTTCAAAG AAGCGGAAGCAAGAGACAGATGTGAATCAAGCACACAACCCACCCAAGGTTTTAAAAGCAGTGGGTCAAGTTGGGAAAGGGTTTGTGAGGAGCATATGCTTTCTAAAGCCTCCAAAGCTCACAAACTAA
- the LOC112749327 gene encoding uncharacterized protein isoform X1, whose translation MEGLGNHAMMDSTELKVSELLKEVHLYHSSHFSSIVDNTVSAIKSCIDEIPVDFKVTADVAPKFVRDIGADKVDFMFKKPSLIEIGGSYSIQSLVRPELNVDLIIRLPKGCFHEKDYLNYRYHAKRCLYLCLIKKYLEASPSIGKVEWSTFLNEARKPLLLVYPAAKVAEVPGVFVRIIPSATSLFSLSKLNMKRNNIHNLNHGTTLQATPKYNSSILEDMFLEDTAFVNKTFLGWKEIREALILLKVWARQRSSVYVHDCLNGFLISVVLAYLASKQQISNSMKAIEIVRITLNFIATSESWSRGLYFPKTGLNSITKEEKIQLKESFPVIICHPSGGFNLAFRMSRNGLNQLQDEAALTLKCMEKCRAGGFEEVFMTKIDYAVKYDYCIRLNLKGKKEVYVSGFCLDDECWRLYEEKVHGILAKALNDRAKSIQVTWRNTQCQWSVNDGLSVLDKEPLFIGISVSTLEKAFRIVDIGPNAESKDEGLEFRKFWGEKAELRRFKDGRIAESTVWESEQWSRHLVLKRIVEHVIGRHLSLSMENIIGAVDQLDFSLLHGAGDPVSYSGNLLGAFDLLSKRLRLIEDLPLKVSSVQPLDSAFRFTSVFPPEPHLLANEKFESLRLNKYVPSCVQPLEVMIQLEGSGNWPMDEIAIEKTKSSFLIQIGESLQKTWGVTCTATENDVDVLMAGYAFRLKILHERGLNLLNKEAGNDQAKRVHSTDKKLFIHSQHASMINGLQSRHPIYGTVVRLAKRWVSSHLFSACLLEEAVELLVAYVFLNPFPLGVPCSRINGFLRFLRLLSQYDWTYSPLIVDINNDLSPSDEKEINDNFLLRRKGQEENGKSTEAGMFLATVYDKASESWTGVSPSVLELKRLVAYAKSSANLLTKLTFQEEIGPYRWECLFRTPLNNYDAIILLHKDKLPYPQRLLFPSEADNGKLIARGHASKSFQPFLLPKDLKGKPAALKNKLLIDFDPSRFFVRDLEAKFSNTFKVWHDSLGGDVIGLTWVESYSSKKRKQETDVNQAHNPPKVLKAVGQVGKGFVRSICFLKPPKLTN comes from the exons ATGGAGGGTTTAGGCAACCATGCTATGATGGACTCAACGGAGTTGAAGGTTAGCGAGTTATTGAAAGAGGTCCACCTTTATCATTCCTCTCACTTTTCCAGCATCGTTGATAACACTGTCTCCGCCATAAAGTCATGCATCGACGAAATCCCCGTTGACTTCAAG GTAACTGCAGATGTAGCACCGAAATTCGTGAGGGACATTGGTGCGGATAAGGTTGACTTCATGTTTAAGAAGCCATCACTCATCGAAATCGGAGGCAGTTATTCTATTCAGAGTCTCGTTAGGCCTGAGCTCAATGTTGATCTTATTATCAGGTTACCCAag GGGTGTTTCCACGAGAAAGATTACTTAAATTATAGGTACCATGCCAAAAGGTGCCTTTATCTCTGCTTGATCAAGAAGTACTTGGAGGCTTCTCCATCTATTGGTAAGGTTGAATGGTCTACCTTTCTGAATGAAGCCCGAAAGCCTCTGCTGCTTGTTTATCCAG CTGCAAAGGTTGCTGAAGTTCCTGGTGTTTTTGTAAGAATCATTCCGTCGGCTACGTCTCTATTTAGCTTATCAAAGCTGAACATGAAGCGTAATAACATTCATAATTTGAATCATG GGACCACACTTCAGGCTACGCCAAAGTACAATTCTAGCATTCTGGAAGACATGTTTCTAGAGGATACAGCATTTGTCAACAAAACATTTCTTGGTTGGAAGGAAATAAGAGAGGCTTTGATCCTGCTTAAG GTTTGGGCTCGACAAAGAAGTTCAGTATATGTTCATGATTGCCTGAATGGGTTTTTGATTTCTGTCGTACTGGCATATCTTGCTTCTAAGCAACAAATCAGCAATTCAATGAAGGCAATTGAAATAGTTCGGATTACCTTGAACTTCATTG CAACGTCGGAGTCGTGGAGCCGAGGGCTATACTTTCCAAAGACAGGCCTGAATAGTATTACAAAAGAG GAAAAGATTCAGCTTAAAGAGTCATTTCCTGTTATCATATGCCATCCATCTGGAGGATTCAATTTGGCTTTCCGAATGTCTAGAAATGGTTTAAATCAG CTTCAAGATGAGGCTGCTTTGACACTTAAGTGCATGGAAAAGTGTAGAGCTGGCGGATTTGAGGAAGTTTTTATGACCAAGATAGACTATGCGGTTAAATACGACTATTGCATAAG ATTAAATTTGAAGGGAAAGAAGGAGGTATATGTATCAGGATTTTGTTTGGATGATGAGTGCTGGAGATTGTATGAGGAGAAAGTACATGGTATTTTAGCCAAAGCGTTGAATGACAGAGCAAAGTCGATCCAAGTTACGTGGAGAAACACACAATGCCAATGGAGTGTGAATGAT GGATTGTCTGTACTTGATAAAGAACCGTTGTTCATAGGAATTTCAGTGAGTACTTTGGAGAAAGCATTTAGGATAGTTGATATTGGCCCAAATGCTGAAAGTAAAGATGAG GGTCTGGAGTTCCGGAAGTTTTGGGGAGAGAAAGCAGAGCTTAGAAGGTTTAAAGATGGTAGAATTGCTGAAAGCACAG TATGGGAAAGTGAGCAATGGTCAAGGCAtcttgttttgaaaagaataGTTGAGCATGTGATTGGTCGGCATCTTTCTCTATCCATGGAAAATATTATAGGTGCTGTTGATCAACTGGATTTCTCTTTGCTTCATGGTGCTGGAG ATCCTGTATCATACTCTGGAAATTTGCTTGGGGCATTTGATCTTTTATCAAAGCGCTTGCGTCTTATTGAAGACCTCCCTTTGAAGGTGTCAAGTGTACAACCTTTAGACTCTG ctTTCAGGTTTACATCAGTCTTCCCTCCTGAACCTCATCTTCTAGCTAATGAAAAATTTGAATCTCTGAGACTTAATAAGTATGTTCCATCGTGCGTTCAACCTCTGGAAGTCATGATTCAG CTGGAGGGTTCTGGAAACTGGCCCATGGATGAAATTGCTATTGAAAAGACAAAATCTAGTTTTCTTATTCAAATTGGAGAGAG TCTTCAGAAGACATGGGGGGTGACATGTACTGCCACTGAGAATGATGTAGATGTTTTGATGGCTGGTTATGCATTTCGTCTTAAAATTTTGCATGAAAGGGGACTTAATCTGTTAAACAAGGAAG CAGGAAATGATCAAGCAAAGCGAGTTCATTCTACTGACAAGAAACTTTTTATTCATAGTCAGCATGCAAGCATGATCAATGGTTTACAAAGTCGTCACCCAATATATGGGACAGTAGTGAG ACTTGCAAAACGATGGGTTTCTTCACATTTATTTTCAGCTTGCTTGTTAGAGGAGGCTGTTGAGCTGTTGGTTGCATATGTCTTTCTGAATCCTTTTCCGCTTGGTGTTCCTTGCTCAAGAATCAATGGGTTTTTAAG GTTCCTGAGATTACTCTCACAGTATGATTGGACTTATTCACCATTGATTGTTGACATAAATAATGACTTAAGCCCAAGTGATGAGAAAGAAATAAAT GATAACTTTTTGCTAAGAAGGAAAGGTCAAGAAGAGAATGGGAAAAGTACGGAAGCAGGAATGTTCTTAGCTACAGTTTATGATAAGGCATCTGAGTCTTGGACTGGAGTATCACCAAGTGTTCTG GAACTTAAAAGGTTAGTTGCATATGCCAAAAGCAGTGCAAATTTGTTGACAAAACTCACTTTTCAGGAGGAGATTGGTCCATATAGATGGGAG TGCCTTTTTCGAACTCCTTTAAACAATTATGATGCCATAATTCTTCTCCACAAGGACAAACTCCCATATCCCCAAAGACTTCTCTTTCCATCTGAAGCTGATAATG GAAAACTCATTGCTAGAGGGCATGCTAGCAAGTCTTTTCAACCTTTTCTGTTGCCTAAAGATTTGAAGGGTAAACCAGCAGCACTTAAAAATAAGTTGCTTATAGACTTTGATCCATCAAGGTTCTTTGTCAGAGATTTAGAGGCAA AGTTCTCCAACACATTCAAGGTATGGCATGATTCTCTGGGAGGTGATGTAATTGGCCTAACGTGGGTAGAATCTTACTCTTCAAAG AAGCGGAAGCAAGAGACAGATGTGAATCAAGCACACAACCCACCCAAGGTTTTAAAAGCAGTGGGTCAAGTTGGGAAAGGGTTTGTGAGGAGCATATGCTTTCTAAAGCCTCCAAAGCTCACAAACTAA